The following proteins are encoded in a genomic region of [Eubacterium] hominis:
- a CDS encoding M20/M25/M40 family metallo-hydrolase: MLEKQTLDLMEELTQLIGIAGDERAVSQAMKKHMEAYADEIIYDNLGSIFAIKKSKKTNAPKVMVCGHMDEVGFMITSIKKNGLLGFITIGGIDAQSLHSQRVRIKASNGKEYVGTIVADNDDIKACDIKKMLIDLGAESDEMVSEWGIHVGDSAVLDGPFTVLPGGNRILSKAWDDRYGCIMAIELLQALKDVELDVDLYIGATVMEEVGMRGGTTATGLIHPDMGIVMDCSFANDVTGKENAVGQMGKGILVRYYDKGMMPNRMLLDTLVETCEKENLPYQYFYNMGQTDAAWVHKLFAGCPTLSACICGRNVHTGNSMIDVRDYESAKAAVLSIIKSLDEEKINAFKAENR, encoded by the coding sequence ATGTTAGAAAAACAAACACTGGATTTAATGGAAGAATTAACACAACTGATTGGTATTGCAGGGGATGAAAGAGCAGTATCTCAGGCAATGAAAAAACATATGGAGGCATATGCAGATGAAATCATTTATGATAATTTAGGATCAATATTCGCAATAAAAAAATCTAAGAAAACAAACGCACCAAAAGTAATGGTATGTGGACATATGGATGAAGTAGGATTTATGATCACAAGCATCAAGAAAAACGGGCTGCTTGGTTTTATCACCATTGGTGGAATTGATGCCCAAAGTCTTCACTCACAAAGAGTAAGAATCAAAGCAAGCAATGGAAAAGAATATGTAGGTACCATCGTTGCGGATAATGATGATATTAAAGCATGTGATATCAAGAAAATGCTGATTGATTTAGGCGCAGAAAGTGATGAAATGGTAAGTGAATGGGGAATCCATGTAGGAGATAGTGCAGTATTAGATGGACCTTTCACTGTGTTGCCTGGTGGTAATCGTATCCTTTCTAAAGCATGGGATGATCGTTATGGCTGCATTATGGCAATTGAGCTGCTACAGGCATTAAAAGATGTAGAATTAGATGTTGATTTATATATCGGTGCTACCGTTATGGAAGAAGTAGGTATGCGTGGAGGAACAACTGCTACTGGATTAATTCATCCAGATATGGGAATTGTGATGGATTGCTCCTTTGCTAATGATGTAACAGGTAAAGAAAATGCCGTTGGACAAATGGGTAAAGGTATCCTTGTTCGTTATTATGATAAAGGAATGATGCCAAATCGTATGTTGTTGGATACATTGGTAGAAACATGTGAAAAAGAAAATCTGCCATATCAGTACTTCTATAATATGGGACAAACGGATGCTGCATGGGTACACAAATTATTTGCAGGATGCCCTACTTTAAGTGCATGTATCTGTGGAAGAAATGTACATACAGGAAACTCTATGATTGATGTACGTGATTATGAAAGTGCAAAAGCTGCTGTACTTTCTATCATCAAATCTTTGGATGAAGAAAAAATCAATGCGTTCAAAGCAGAAAACCGATAA
- a CDS encoding RDD family protein has translation MTNTKKANKIYNEPKGKSKKVYNEPKLGFIDRLTVKLMSKQGSKLDENFPPVGNLRRFFGYLMDFFLANVLAVIPLVFIESRVTGSTETTQVLAGLPLPYVYLITALVFLLYILYYVVIPLKVWPGQTPAKRLLNYKIVMMDGSDVTLKALLLRNVFAMTFVEGAAFTTTYVIQLVVLTAGIDYPKFISYVCYFMTLLSIVVTWTNPNRRMLHDFIGGTKVYQLEHKTGNYKAF, from the coding sequence ATGACAAATACAAAGAAAGCAAACAAAATATATAACGAGCCAAAAGGCAAAAGCAAGAAAGTATATAATGAACCAAAGCTGGGCTTCATTGATCGTTTAACTGTAAAGTTAATGAGTAAACAAGGCTCTAAACTGGATGAAAACTTTCCACCTGTTGGTAATCTTCGCCGTTTCTTTGGCTATCTGATGGATTTCTTTTTAGCGAATGTACTGGCTGTTATTCCTCTTGTATTTATTGAATCAAGAGTAACAGGCTCTACAGAAACCACACAGGTACTTGCTGGGTTGCCATTACCATACGTTTATCTGATAACTGCATTGGTATTCTTATTGTATATCCTGTATTATGTTGTCATTCCTTTAAAGGTATGGCCAGGCCAGACACCCGCAAAACGTTTATTGAATTATAAAATTGTGATGATGGATGGTAGTGATGTCACATTAAAAGCATTGTTATTACGTAATGTATTCGCTATGACATTTGTCGAAGGTGCTGCATTTACCACAACTTATGTGATCCAGCTGGTAGTTTTGACTGCTGGTATCGATTATCCTAAATTTATTTCTTATGTATGTTACTTCATGACATTGTTATCTATTGTTGTAACATGGACAAATCCTAACCGTAGAATGCTGCATGATTTTATCGGCGGTACAAAAGTCTATCAGTTAGAGCATAAAACAGGAAACTATAAAGCATTTTAA
- a CDS encoding DUF3916 domain-containing protein, with product MDTIRKKQRGQNRKLKRMFDDIDKFQPDWNNDERYEHFHVPSDPFIESEKTTNQNKKKFYEKWLATVERLMKEKPQDIVFCKIVGMISIPDVWCSEIIIFYDQEYYEAFFKRDCAYQTWIKIKNDSFLKRKQIQTPLKEAGYQQTIRDEDIYQNELWFYGDIDVR from the coding sequence ATGGATACAATCAGAAAAAAGCAACGTGGGCAAAATAGAAAATTAAAACGTATGTTCGATGATATTGATAAATTTCAACCAGATTGGAATAACGATGAGCGATATGAACATTTTCATGTGCCAAGTGATCCGTTTATCGAAAGTGAAAAAACTACAAATCAAAATAAGAAAAAGTTTTATGAAAAATGGCTTGCGACTGTGGAAAGATTGATGAAAGAAAAGCCACAGGATATCGTGTTTTGTAAAATTGTAGGAATGATATCTATCCCTGATGTATGGTGTTCAGAAATCATCATTTTCTATGATCAGGAGTATTATGAAGCTTTTTTTAAACGTGATTGTGCTTATCAAACGTGGATAAAAATTAAAAACGATTCTTTTCTTAAACGTAAACAGATACAAACACCGCTGAAGGAAGCTGGCTATCAACAAACCATTCGAGATGAAGATATATATCAAAACGAATTATGGTTTTATGGAGATATTGATGTAAGGTGA
- a CDS encoding response regulator transcription factor, with protein sequence MLEIYVCDDEVSTLNFIQQAIEKQILIHEYDMKVKQVYRDPCAMLDALAKQQTKRNIYFLDVELKHPEYDGFLLGREIRKIDPNGTIVYITSFKDLAYKTFQYHIEAFDYIVKDTQEQLHTSISECLQSIIQRLKDETKDPVACFTCKSGDKLRHIPIDDIYYFETSARSHHVILHGKNQRIEFLGNLTDIEKELKEGFLKIHRSYLIALDKIDSIDLKHNEVIVRGGVCSISRKEKSRLLEKIKK encoded by the coding sequence ATGTTAGAAATATATGTATGTGATGATGAAGTTTCGACGTTAAATTTTATACAGCAGGCAATTGAAAAACAAATTCTGATTCATGAATATGATATGAAAGTAAAGCAGGTATATCGTGATCCTTGTGCAATGTTAGATGCGTTAGCGAAGCAACAAACCAAACGTAATATTTATTTTTTAGATGTTGAACTAAAACATCCAGAATATGATGGCTTTTTGTTGGGGAGAGAAATACGCAAAATTGATCCAAATGGCACAATCGTTTATATCACGAGTTTCAAAGATTTAGCTTATAAAACCTTCCAATATCATATTGAAGCCTTTGATTATATTGTGAAAGATACACAAGAACAGTTGCATACATCCATCAGTGAGTGCCTGCAATCTATTATTCAACGTCTAAAAGATGAAACAAAAGATCCTGTTGCATGCTTTACGTGTAAAAGTGGAGATAAACTGCGCCATATTCCCATCGATGATATTTATTACTTTGAAACATCAGCACGTTCTCACCATGTGATCTTACATGGGAAAAATCAACGGATAGAATTTCTGGGAAACCTTACAGATATAGAAAAAGAATTGAAAGAAGGCTTTTTAAAAATTCATCGTTCTTATTTAATTGCCTTAGATAAAATCGATTCCATTGATCTTAAACATAATGAAGTAATTGTAAGAGGTGGGGTATGTAGTATATCTCGTAAAGAAAAATCTCGTTTACTTGAAAAAATCAAGAAATGA
- a CDS encoding YitT family protein, giving the protein MKNKKIRFLLCLGGVLLSSLLQTYVIKAFIQPSNLLSSGFTGVAILIDKIASLYGHSISTSVCILVLNIPVALACYKSISKKFTLLSTIQFFMTSLLLKVCEFNPLFNDLILNVVFGGFLYGISVVLALKSNASTGGTDFIALYVSNKINRSIWEQVFIFNALILCIFGYMFGWIYAGYSIVFQFISTKTISTFHHRYERVTLQITTQDPENVVDNYVDHFRHGISCIQGYGGFSKKKMYLLITVISSYEISDAVHCIQEVDPHAIVNVLRTEQFYGGFYQQPMD; this is encoded by the coding sequence ATGAAAAATAAAAAAATTCGATTTCTGCTGTGTTTAGGAGGGGTATTGCTGAGTTCTCTGCTTCAGACATATGTCATCAAAGCATTCATTCAGCCCAGCAATTTACTAAGCAGCGGTTTCACAGGTGTAGCGATCCTGATTGATAAAATAGCAAGCTTATACGGACATTCTATTTCTACATCTGTATGTATTCTGGTACTAAATATCCCAGTTGCGCTGGCTTGTTATAAAAGTATATCCAAGAAGTTTACTTTATTATCCACAATACAGTTCTTTATGACATCTTTATTATTGAAAGTATGTGAATTTAATCCTTTGTTCAATGATTTGATTCTAAATGTTGTATTCGGTGGATTCTTATATGGTATCAGTGTAGTACTGGCATTAAAATCCAATGCAAGTACCGGGGGTACTGACTTTATCGCACTTTATGTATCCAATAAGATCAATCGTTCTATCTGGGAACAGGTATTTATCTTCAATGCCTTGATTCTGTGTATCTTTGGCTATATGTTTGGATGGATTTATGCTGGTTATTCTATCGTATTCCAGTTTATTTCCACTAAGACGATTTCTACCTTCCATCACCGTTATGAACGTGTAACCTTGCAGATTACAACACAAGATCCTGAAAATGTTGTGGATAACTATGTTGACCATTTCCGTCATGGTATCTCTTGTATCCAGGGATATGGTGGGTTTAGTAAGAAAAAAATGTACCTATTGATTACCGTTATTTCTTCTTATGAAATATCTGATGCTGTTCATTGTATACAGGAAGTAGATCCACACGCAATCGTCAATGTCTTACGTACAGAACAGTTCTATGGAGGATTTTATCAACAGCCAATGGATTAG
- a CDS encoding PTS sugar transporter subunit IIC has translation MFDKLEKLLMPMSDVLSKNRVLIAIRDGFLIATPLLIVGSIFLLIANFPIPGWENFWNGVLGAGWEQWFKAVSRATFNCTGLLTCLGTGYAMAREFGGDKIQGAAVALVSYFIMMPTVLDAVNDDGKVVLEGAFAGLSFDYIGPDGIFMALVCSILCVLLFIWVYKKGWTIKMPKGVPPAVADSFAALVPSAVVMIVCFLVRILFEMTPFETVQGFVFTVLQTPMKGLGDTLGANALYSFMCTFLWFFGINGPAVMNSVYFIGNVLTADQLLAFEAGVPNEKLPYIFTNPFSNFFCNFGGGGSTLSLVICMLLFCKSERITKLGKLSIVPGIFGINEPIIFGLPIVLNPVIIVPFIVVPMMNLILSYLVVSWGIVPKTTGVNLPWTTPIGFSGWLSTGSWIASVWQFILLFLGCCIYYPFIKALDKTYLAEEAEMENTEEEDDFSFDDLSLDDL, from the coding sequence ATGTTCGACAAGCTAGAAAAACTATTAATGCCAATGTCCGATGTTTTGAGTAAGAATCGTGTCCTGATCGCTATCCGTGATGGTTTCTTGATTGCTACTCCATTATTGATCGTTGGTTCTATCTTCTTGCTGATTGCTAACTTCCCAATTCCAGGATGGGAAAACTTCTGGAATGGCGTATTGGGTGCTGGTTGGGAACAGTGGTTTAAAGCCGTATCACGTGCAACATTCAACTGTACTGGTTTATTAACATGTTTAGGTACTGGTTATGCTATGGCCAGAGAATTTGGTGGAGATAAAATTCAGGGTGCTGCTGTTGCCTTAGTATCTTACTTCATCATGATGCCTACTGTATTAGATGCTGTAAATGACGATGGAAAAGTTGTATTAGAAGGTGCTTTCGCTGGTCTGTCATTTGATTACATCGGACCTGATGGAATCTTCATGGCACTGGTATGTTCTATTCTGTGTGTATTATTGTTCATCTGGGTATACAAAAAGGGATGGACAATCAAAATGCCAAAAGGTGTACCACCTGCAGTAGCTGATTCATTTGCTGCTTTAGTTCCAAGTGCTGTTGTTATGATCGTATGCTTCTTAGTACGTATCTTATTCGAAATGACTCCATTTGAAACTGTTCAGGGATTTGTATTTACAGTATTACAGACACCTATGAAGGGCTTAGGTGACACATTAGGTGCGAACGCATTATATTCCTTCATGTGTACATTCTTATGGTTCTTCGGTATCAATGGTCCAGCTGTAATGAACTCTGTATACTTCATTGGTAACGTATTAACTGCTGATCAGTTATTAGCATTTGAAGCTGGTGTACCAAATGAAAAATTACCATATATCTTTACAAACCCATTCTCTAACTTCTTCTGTAACTTCGGTGGTGGAGGAAGTACCTTGTCACTAGTTATCTGTATGTTGTTGTTCTGTAAATCAGAACGTATCACAAAACTTGGAAAATTAAGTATCGTTCCTGGTATTTTCGGTATCAATGAACCAATCATCTTCGGTCTTCCTATCGTATTAAACCCAGTTATTATCGTACCATTCATCGTTGTTCCAATGATGAACCTGATCTTATCTTACTTAGTTGTCAGCTGGGGTATCGTACCTAAGACAACTGGTGTTAACCTTCCTTGGACTACTCCAATTGGATTCTCTGGATGGTTATCAACAGGTAGCTGGATCGCATCTGTATGGCAGTTCATTCTGTTATTCTTAGGATGCTGTATCTACTATCCATTCATCAAGGCACTTGATAAGACATACCTTGCTGAAGAAGCTGAAATGGAAAATACTGAAGAAGAAGATGACTTCTCATTTGATGATCTGTCACTAGACGATCTATAA
- a CDS encoding glycine/betaine/sarcosine/D-proline reductase family selenoprotein B, which translates to MKVLMIFDQTQAGLGGKESPDLKMGGKPMPIGSCNMFEKTLKDMGGTICATLWCGDGTFAEDPDTNAKKFAAMVKKINPDVVICGPCFNYGNYAMMAAKTAETINAHLDVPAFAIMSQECEKAINEFKDKVTILKMPKKGGTGLPQALTVMCELAKALVEKTDTSAIIAEHAYH; encoded by the coding sequence ATGAAAGTATTAATGATATTTGACCAGACACAGGCTGGATTAGGTGGAAAAGAAAGTCCAGATCTAAAAATGGGTGGTAAACCAATGCCTATCGGTTCTTGCAACATGTTTGAAAAAACTTTAAAAGATATGGGTGGTACAATCTGTGCAACATTATGGTGTGGAGATGGAACTTTTGCGGAAGATCCAGACACAAATGCTAAGAAATTTGCCGCAATGGTTAAGAAAATCAACCCAGATGTTGTTATCTGTGGACCTTGCTTCAACTATGGTAATTATGCAATGATGGCAGCAAAAACAGCTGAAACCATCAATGCTCACTTAGATGTTCCTGCATTTGCAATCATGTCACAGGAATGTGAAAAAGCAATCAACGAATTTAAAGATAAAGTAACAATTCTGAAAATGCCTAAAAAAGGTGGCACAGGCTTGCCTCAGGCATTAACAGTAATGTGTGAATTAGCAAAAGCATTAGTAGAAAAAACAGATACAAGTGCAATTATCGCAGAACACGCATATCACTAA
- a CDS encoding PRD domain-containing protein, whose amino-acid sequence MALNKRQERIIAMMNDANEWITGKELSKLLNVSDRTIRSDMDAINRYYDENLIESNLRYGYHLNTEVFRTLDIELAEPIPQTPHERCVYIIQELLFEKNELNITSLQDKVFVSEYSIDNDIKRIKKMIEPYPQLKLVRSKNFIHLEGAEESKRKLYKDLLAEETQGNFLNLNNLAALYKDFDLLLIKDILEQTLDKHNYHVREMAFPMLMIHVGIAIERIIRRNYIQTDRKNEELKQSQEYKIAEEFFHSVAKKIRIEIVDDEVALLALLLMGKKGTNYTKDLVSMSHSMSSDEIVEGMLEIIHNDFDIDFCQDSDLKIGLKMHMQSLMERQMKHVEVSNVYLQEIKRKYPLVFEMGVRVARYLEEQLGEEINENEIGFLSLHLGSAFERANLSGKYRVVMIYPHDQALSNMCVRKVETRFGERMGIVECLNFFEEKAILRIKPDLILTTLPLKHDLDITTIQISLFVNLEDESRIFQALNLLDKKRFQKEFQEGIKGMIDPKFFYTDLEAASSEDVINFMCDNLYEAGYTPKDFKESVLKRESMSPTSFTYSFAVPHSFDVLSKKSNISVAVLKKPIPWGAFDVKLVILLAINEEDRYMLKMFFDWLSNAVSDANRFATLLESKDYNDFINRIVE is encoded by the coding sequence ATGGCATTGAATAAACGACAAGAGAGAATCATTGCGATGATGAATGACGCGAATGAATGGATTACAGGAAAAGAATTGAGTAAACTTTTGAATGTAAGTGATCGTACCATTCGCAGTGACATGGACGCTATCAACCGATACTATGATGAAAACCTGATAGAAAGCAATTTACGCTATGGATATCATCTGAACACAGAAGTATTTCGTACATTAGATATTGAATTAGCTGAACCCATTCCTCAAACACCGCATGAACGCTGTGTATATATCATACAGGAGTTGTTGTTTGAAAAGAATGAATTAAATATCACATCGTTACAAGATAAAGTTTTTGTGAGTGAATACTCGATTGATAATGACATTAAACGTATCAAAAAAATGATAGAACCATATCCACAGCTGAAATTGGTAAGAAGCAAGAATTTTATCCATTTAGAAGGTGCGGAGGAAAGTAAACGTAAATTATATAAAGACTTGCTGGCAGAAGAAACACAGGGAAATTTCCTGAATTTAAATAACCTTGCGGCATTATATAAGGATTTTGATTTATTATTGATCAAAGATATCCTAGAACAGACATTAGATAAACATAACTATCATGTCAGAGAAATGGCATTTCCAATGTTGATGATTCATGTAGGCATTGCGATAGAACGAATTATCCGAAGAAACTACATACAGACGGATCGCAAAAATGAAGAATTAAAACAAAGTCAAGAATACAAAATTGCAGAAGAATTTTTCCACAGTGTGGCTAAGAAAATCCGTATAGAAATCGTAGATGATGAAGTTGCCTTATTGGCATTATTACTGATGGGAAAGAAAGGAACCAATTATACCAAAGACTTGGTTTCCATGAGTCATTCTATGAGCAGTGATGAAATCGTAGAAGGTATGTTGGAGATTATCCATAATGATTTTGACATCGATTTTTGTCAGGATTCAGATTTAAAGATAGGCTTAAAAATGCATATGCAGTCATTGATGGAACGCCAGATGAAGCATGTGGAAGTATCCAATGTATATTTACAGGAAATCAAACGTAAATATCCTCTGGTATTTGAAATGGGGGTACGTGTTGCCCGTTATCTGGAAGAACAGCTGGGTGAAGAAATTAATGAAAATGAAATTGGTTTCTTATCTTTGCATTTAGGTTCTGCTTTTGAAAGAGCAAACTTATCAGGGAAATACCGTGTTGTTATGATATATCCACATGATCAGGCACTTAGCAATATGTGTGTGCGTAAGGTAGAAACTCGCTTTGGGGAACGAATGGGAATTGTGGAATGCTTGAATTTCTTTGAAGAAAAAGCCATTCTGCGTATCAAACCAGATTTGATTTTAACCACCCTGCCATTAAAACATGACTTAGATATCACAACCATTCAGATTTCACTATTCGTGAATCTAGAAGATGAAAGTCGTATTTTTCAGGCATTAAACTTATTAGATAAAAAACGATTCCAAAAAGAATTTCAGGAAGGAATCAAAGGTATGATCGATCCAAAGTTCTTTTATACTGATTTAGAAGCAGCCAGCAGTGAAGATGTCATCAATTTTATGTGTGATAACTTATATGAAGCAGGCTATACACCAAAGGATTTTAAAGAATCCGTATTAAAAAGGGAATCTATGTCACCAACTTCCTTTACCTATTCCTTTGCGGTACCACACAGCTTTGATGTCTTGAGTAAAAAATCAAATATCTCCGTAGCGGTACTGAAAAAACCGATACCATGGGGTGCATTTGATGTGAAACTGGTTATTCTGTTGGCAATCAATGAAGAAGACCGCTATATGTTAAAGATGTTTTTCGACTGGCTGTCTAATGCAGTATCAGATGCCAATCGCTTTGCGACACTGTTAGAAAGTAAAGACTACAATGATTTTATCAATCGTATCGTAGAATAA
- a CDS encoding PTS sugar transporter subunit IIB has translation MKRIYLFCDQGMSTSLLASRMQDVANTHLLPIEILAFSNKKIQKIVDEKHPDVILLGPQVKYMFQQVVDKYDKETPVMLIDQDDYGMMDGEKVLKKALLLLKKRKEQGEQEK, from the coding sequence ATGAAACGTATCTATCTATTCTGTGATCAGGGAATGTCAACAAGCCTATTGGCCAGTCGTATGCAGGATGTCGCAAATACACATTTGCTGCCAATTGAAATCTTAGCATTTTCCAATAAGAAAATACAAAAGATTGTGGATGAAAAACATCCAGATGTTATTTTACTTGGACCGCAGGTAAAATACATGTTTCAGCAGGTTGTTGATAAATATGACAAAGAAACGCCAGTTATGCTGATTGATCAGGATGATTATGGCATGATGGATGGAGAAAAAGTGCTGAAGAAGGCATTGCTTCTATTGAAAAAGAGAAAAGAACAAGGAGAACAGGAAAAATGA
- a CDS encoding ABC transporter ATP-binding protein yields MQEIIRLDHISKTFDNVCVLKDIHATLRKGEILGFLGPSGAGKTTTIKILTGQLFPSSGEAYILGINANQIDETIYEQIGIVTDSSGIYEYLSVEKNLEYFAKILKVEKQRVEDVLHQVGLYEHRKKLAGKLSKGQTQRLILARAVLHKPQVLFLDEPTSGLDPSTALQIHNMLFQLKEEGMAIFLTTHNMEEATKLCDHVALLKEGVIVEYGTPNDICLKYHKVKKYDIRLRDGKQYLLQQNDENVEKINAWLKQDQIETIHSCEPTLESVFFGSDRKKTIMKIFHLPHIITWRNAPVCALFGSCCIIIPVFVIGAVIWKIYFL; encoded by the coding sequence ATGCAGGAAATCATACGTTTAGATCATATATCAAAAACATTTGATAATGTCTGCGTGTTAAAAGATATTCACGCAACTCTAAGAAAAGGAGAAATTCTTGGCTTTTTAGGACCAAGTGGCGCAGGCAAGACAACAACGATTAAAATTCTTACAGGACAGCTTTTTCCATCATCAGGAGAGGCCTATATCTTGGGAATCAACGCCAATCAAATTGATGAAACCATCTATGAACAAATAGGTATTGTCACAGATAGCAGTGGTATTTATGAATATCTCAGTGTGGAAAAAAATCTGGAATACTTCGCAAAAATCCTAAAAGTGGAGAAACAAAGGGTCGAAGATGTGTTACATCAGGTAGGACTTTATGAACATCGTAAAAAACTGGCAGGAAAATTATCCAAAGGGCAGACACAGCGATTAATTCTCGCAAGAGCGGTACTGCATAAACCACAAGTATTATTTCTAGATGAACCAACTTCTGGTTTAGATCCATCGACCGCTTTACAGATACACAATATGTTGTTTCAATTAAAAGAAGAAGGCATGGCAATTTTTCTTACAACGCACAATATGGAAGAAGCCACAAAATTATGCGATCATGTGGCATTATTAAAGGAAGGTGTGATTGTAGAATATGGAACACCAAACGATATATGTTTAAAATATCATAAAGTAAAAAAATATGACATACGATTACGTGATGGAAAACAGTATCTTTTACAACAGAATGATGAAAATGTAGAGAAAATAAATGCATGGCTAAAACAAGATCAGATAGAAACAATTCACTCTTGTGAGCCAACGCTAGAAAGCGTTTTTTTTGGAAGTGACAGGAAGAAAACTATCATGAAGATATTTCATCTTCCCCATATCATAACGTGGAGAAATGCACCCGTTTGTGCATTATTTGGAAGTTGTTGTATCATCATACCAGTATTTGTGATAGGAGCTGTCATTTGGAAAATATATTTTTTATAG
- a CDS encoding leucine-rich repeat domain-containing protein — protein MDWNHYLLEEKSPHHPYADLGVMEGMVSGIYDLALVPKDTQILSLTMPLKKYHLTYSHDESLYGNKCIEGVCLSEVNVENVKLLSTLPNLKYLKISNNKQETILDLTPLRHLEVLILSDITKVTDFSFLFGLDYLKTLYLRDVKQLYDLSFLSNMTNLQELFLSNGGMSGVGKPVKSMAPLSNLKQLQYLHFALTVEHKNYDISPILSLKNLKYLTMLPRYYRNHRLETLQKELPDTIIE, from the coding sequence ATGGATTGGAATCATTATTTGTTGGAAGAAAAAAGTCCTCATCATCCTTATGCGGATTTAGGCGTTATGGAGGGTATGGTAAGTGGTATTTATGATTTAGCACTTGTCCCTAAAGATACACAGATATTATCCTTGACCATGCCATTAAAAAAGTATCATTTAACATATTCTCATGATGAAAGTCTTTATGGAAATAAATGTATAGAAGGTGTTTGTTTAAGTGAAGTAAATGTGGAAAACGTAAAGCTTTTATCAACGCTTCCTAACTTAAAATATCTTAAAATTTCTAATAATAAACAAGAAACAATATTAGATTTAACACCATTACGACATTTGGAGGTATTGATCCTATCTGATATCACAAAGGTCACGGATTTTAGCTTCTTATTTGGATTAGATTATCTCAAAACGCTTTATTTACGTGATGTAAAACAGTTATATGATTTGTCTTTTCTATCAAATATGACAAACTTACAAGAATTGTTTTTATCAAATGGGGGAATGAGCGGCGTGGGTAAGCCAGTGAAAAGCATGGCGCCATTATCTAATCTAAAGCAATTACAATACTTACATTTTGCGTTGACTGTAGAACATAAAAACTATGATATTTCACCAATATTATCTTTGAAAAATTTAAAATATCTAACAATGTTGCCACGCTATTATCGCAATCATCGATTAGAAACATTACAAAAAGAATTGCCAGATACCATCATAGAATAG
- a CDS encoding ABC transporter permease yields the protein MKTLHIHKVMAIAEVKFRALCGKNCIIMPIFAIGFTMMMRFLYQNMSGDGASEEYLNAYALAMGLVMNIGMTGLYCTSLMLAEEKEKKTLRVLMTSSVNALEFFIGSVLPVFLVTVIVNYLLMPISGYTITGSNLILFSIVTMIGTLISCIIGMLLGIFAKNQVSTSTLTSPILLLMMLVPMFSSYIEELKMISPFIFTGAIMDMVMHMAEQVSPALNIGGILAMIIEAVVSIALFVLIYKRNGYEKE from the coding sequence ATGAAAACACTACATATACATAAAGTAATGGCGATAGCGGAAGTAAAGTTTCGTGCACTATGTGGAAAAAACTGTATCATTATGCCAATATTTGCGATAGGATTTACAATGATGATGCGTTTTCTATATCAAAATATGTCAGGAGATGGAGCCAGTGAAGAATATTTAAATGCGTATGCATTAGCAATGGGATTGGTCATGAATATTGGTATGACTGGCTTATATTGTACAAGTTTAATGCTTGCGGAAGAAAAAGAAAAAAAGACATTGCGCGTGTTGATGACATCCTCCGTGAATGCTTTGGAATTCTTTATCGGAAGTGTGCTGCCAGTATTCCTTGTGACAGTTATCGTTAATTATTTACTTATGCCAATCAGTGGGTATACCATCACAGGATCAAATCTTATATTGTTTAGTATTGTCACAATGATTGGGACATTGATCAGCTGTATTATTGGGATGCTGTTGGGAATCTTTGCGAAAAATCAGGTCAGTACCAGTACACTCACTTCGCCTATTTTACTATTGATGATGCTGGTACCAATGTTTTCTTCTTATATCGAAGAATTAAAGATGATATCTCCATTCATTTTCACAGGAGCAATTATGGATATGGTCATGCATATGGCAGAGCAAGTATCACCTGCGTTAAATATTGGCGGTATCCTTGCGATGATCATCGAGGCGGTAGTTTCCATAGCATTATTTGTTTTGATATATAAACGTAATGGATACGAAAAAGAATAA